From the Pedobacter cryoconitis genome, one window contains:
- a CDS encoding transporter, with protein sequence MKNKIMTALVLVMISITATRACDICGCGVGSYYLGILPEYNKRFIGLRYQHKTLRTHLGPFGERTPITAEEIYRSAELWGGWNFGTRFRVLAFVPYNFNERVSQTGNGTKTGLGDIALMGYYKLLDHKGTLGERLLVQSLWIGGGIKVPTGKYEPTERLAVSESPNNFQLGTASTDFTLNAAYDIRYNDMGVNANVNYKINTENKYEYRYGNKFTTNVLAYYKFRIANKVTVAPNIGVLYETASKDVESKKYDVAVSGGYSLSAVGGVEVAMKGVSFGANYQNVRSQDLAGGRAYAGNRLMVHMSLPF encoded by the coding sequence ATGAAAAATAAAATAATGACTGCGCTGGTGTTGGTTATGATAAGTATAACAGCTACCCGGGCATGTGATATATGTGGTTGCGGTGTTGGGAGCTATTATTTGGGGATTTTACCAGAGTACAATAAGCGTTTTATTGGCTTACGCTATCAGCATAAAACATTAAGGACTCATCTGGGTCCTTTCGGAGAACGTACGCCAATCACAGCTGAGGAGATTTACCGGAGTGCGGAGCTTTGGGGTGGTTGGAATTTTGGAACTAGATTTAGGGTACTGGCTTTTGTACCTTATAATTTCAATGAACGTGTTAGTCAGACTGGAAATGGAACAAAAACAGGGTTGGGTGATATTGCCCTTATGGGATATTATAAATTGCTTGACCACAAAGGGACTTTGGGTGAACGTTTGTTGGTTCAATCTTTATGGATAGGTGGTGGAATTAAGGTGCCTACCGGAAAGTATGAGCCTACTGAACGTTTAGCTGTAAGCGAATCTCCGAACAACTTCCAATTGGGAACTGCTAGTACAGATTTTACCTTAAATGCGGCTTATGATATCCGTTACAATGATATGGGCGTCAATGCCAATGTGAACTATAAGATCAATACAGAAAATAAGTATGAATATCGTTATGGTAACAAATTCACCACAAATGTATTGGCCTATTATAAATTCAGGATAGCGAATAAAGTAACTGTTGCTCCTAATATTGGCGTACTTTATGAAACTGCGTCTAAAGATGTGGAAAGTAAGAAATATGACGTAGCTGTATCAGGTGGATATTCTCTATCTGCTGTTGGTGGTGTAGAGGTAGCGATGAAAGGGGTTTCATTCGGCGCTAATTATCAAAATGTGCGGTCGCAGGATCTTGCAGGAGGTAGAGCGTATGCTGGAAATCGCCTTATGGTTCACATGTCCTTACCTTTTTAA
- a CDS encoding DJ-1/PfpI family protein, whose protein sequence is MMKKLFFAATMMFMLAACKSKTKDPGTTTKQHNEQQMPISFPEPKVKIKTVGILLYDNYAVLDAMGPYHVLSELMGAKVFFVGRHKGLITTGNGLKVQCDSSIAEVKQLDILVIPGGLNETYMATKDTVLLNWIKAIDLHSKYTTSVCTGAWILAATGLLKDQQATTHWFGKQILKDQFGIIPQNKRYVKSGKYWTSAGVSAGIDMSLGLINEIRGEKYTQMVMLDLEYDPQPPVKGGNEQNTDKNIVENVRSMYNSAITPLLHPEKTSANIKIDNDKDPVCGMSLSAGYADTANYKGKVFGFCSAMCKDAFKENPASYLGTK, encoded by the coding sequence ATGATGAAAAAACTATTTTTTGCTGCAACCATGATGTTCATGCTTGCAGCTTGTAAAAGCAAAACAAAGGATCCAGGAACAACAACCAAACAGCATAATGAACAACAGATGCCAATAAGCTTTCCTGAGCCTAAAGTGAAGATTAAGACCGTAGGCATTTTACTTTATGATAATTACGCCGTTTTGGATGCTATGGGGCCCTATCATGTATTGAGCGAACTGATGGGTGCTAAGGTGTTTTTTGTGGGGCGGCATAAAGGACTCATCACTACGGGAAATGGCCTGAAAGTGCAATGTGACTCATCCATCGCTGAGGTAAAGCAGTTAGATATCTTAGTTATTCCCGGCGGATTGAACGAAACTTACATGGCTACTAAAGATACCGTTCTGCTGAACTGGATAAAAGCGATCGACCTTCACTCTAAATATACCACAAGTGTGTGCACTGGTGCCTGGATCTTAGCTGCTACCGGTTTATTAAAGGATCAGCAGGCCACAACGCATTGGTTTGGAAAGCAAATCTTGAAAGATCAATTCGGAATAATCCCTCAAAATAAGCGCTATGTGAAAAGCGGTAAGTATTGGACCAGTGCTGGTGTTTCCGCCGGTATTGATATGAGCCTGGGCCTGATCAATGAAATCAGAGGCGAAAAGTATACCCAAATGGTGATGCTGGATCTGGAGTATGACCCGCAGCCACCGGTCAAAGGAGGCAATGAACAAAATACCGATAAAAATATTGTGGAGAATGTGCGTTCGATGTACAACAGTGCTATAACACCATTATTACATCCTGAAAAAACATCGGCAAATATAAAAATCGATAATGATAAAGACCCGGTTTGTGGCATGTCTTTATCAGCAGGCTATGCAGACACGGCCAATTACAAAGGAAAAGTTTTTGGTTTTTGTTCAGCCATGTGCAAGGATGCCTTCAAGGAAAATCCAGCTTCTTACCTGGGAACAAAATAA
- a CDS encoding MbnP family protein produces the protein MMITKGKSLKSILLFSFMLLFAACSKKDDSTPDFQKENLAPLSVEFDNIVGERTLAFNNTGNPYKNAEGEAFTVSRVQYFISNIKVTTAAGNIFTVNPDSSYFLIKGDDKGTRFAKVNVPEGDYTNLTFTLGVDSLRSTMPIDKRTGVLDPAAGGGHDGGGMYWGWNSGYIFFKFEGNSNVVSDDANGDPTGKKQMKYHIGFFGGYSAPTLNNIKLINVDLRTAGIAKVRKDRQSNIHLFVDIMKVFNGKNSFRIAEHPNVMFDDFTAKIAVNFLEMFRHDHTEN, from the coding sequence ATGATGATTACAAAAGGAAAAAGCTTAAAATCAATACTGCTTTTCAGCTTCATGCTGCTATTTGCAGCCTGTTCTAAAAAAGACGATTCTACTCCAGATTTTCAGAAAGAAAACCTGGCACCACTTTCTGTTGAGTTTGATAATATTGTGGGGGAACGAACATTGGCTTTTAACAATACAGGCAACCCCTATAAAAATGCGGAGGGTGAAGCCTTTACGGTATCAAGGGTTCAGTATTTCATCAGTAATATTAAGGTCACCACTGCGGCTGGAAACATCTTCACCGTAAATCCAGACAGTAGTTATTTCCTGATTAAAGGTGATGACAAGGGCACCCGGTTTGCGAAGGTCAATGTGCCTGAAGGAGATTATACCAATTTAACCTTCACATTAGGTGTAGATAGTTTGCGTAGTACTATGCCAATAGACAAACGTACAGGGGTACTCGATCCTGCAGCTGGTGGTGGTCACGATGGCGGTGGGATGTATTGGGGTTGGAACAGCGGTTACATCTTCTTTAAGTTCGAAGGGAACTCGAATGTAGTATCAGATGACGCAAATGGTGATCCTACGGGCAAGAAACAGATGAAATACCATATTGGCTTTTTCGGCGGTTACAGTGCACCGACACTCAATAACATTAAGTTGATTAATGTAGATTTAAGGACAGCAGGAATAGCTAAAGTAAGGAAAGACCGTCAGAGTAACATCCATCTTTTTGTTGATATAATGAAGGTTTTTAATGGTAAGAATAGTTTTAGAATTGCTGAACATCCAAATGTGATGTTTGACGATTTTACTGCTAAAATTGCAGTGAATTTTCTTGAAATGTTCAGACATGACCATACTGAAAATTAA
- a CDS encoding AraC family transcriptional regulator, protein MQTTELPVCSIGLFGDSIRHFWMGELSGLVDTFPILEYPHRQDFYALLLVDNALGEVMVDNQRIRLHDNAKAIIIKPGCISSIDFNRQAKGHIICFTEQFFSLRYNNNILYQFSFLQREAQPHIRLKDQEKTRWHQLIRLSYEEFILQERESKTVLRSYLNIILFELNRLYNPAGFFKLNNMRKEKIHQFEELIDTHFQLKKLPSCYADLLHVSPNYLNKICKEETGQTAGDLIRKRITIEAQRLLHYTNSSVNEIANQLGFESISYFVTSFKKQTGLTPEQFRKKQN, encoded by the coding sequence ATGCAAACAACAGAATTACCTGTTTGTAGCATAGGTTTATTTGGTGATAGCATCAGGCATTTCTGGATGGGTGAACTATCTGGTTTAGTCGACACATTTCCGATTTTGGAGTACCCACACAGGCAAGACTTTTATGCTTTGCTGCTTGTGGATAATGCTTTGGGAGAAGTAATGGTAGATAACCAGCGGATACGCCTACATGACAATGCAAAAGCAATCATCATTAAACCAGGCTGCATTTCAAGTATCGATTTTAACAGACAGGCAAAAGGGCACATTATTTGTTTCACCGAGCAGTTTTTTTCATTACGGTATAACAATAATATTTTGTATCAGTTCTCCTTTTTACAAAGAGAGGCACAACCTCATATTCGTCTAAAGGATCAGGAAAAAACACGTTGGCACCAGCTGATCAGATTATCCTATGAAGAATTTATTCTACAGGAAAGAGAGTCAAAAACTGTGCTGCGGTCTTATTTGAATATTATCCTATTCGAACTGAACAGGCTTTATAATCCTGCGGGTTTCTTTAAACTTAATAATATGAGAAAGGAAAAAATCCATCAATTTGAAGAATTGATCGATACGCATTTTCAGTTGAAAAAACTCCCATCTTGTTATGCAGATCTCCTACATGTTAGTCCTAACTACCTAAACAAAATCTGCAAAGAAGAAACCGGTCAGACTGCTGGTGACCTGATCAGAAAACGGATCACAATTGAAGCACAGCGGTTGTTGCATTATACCAATTCATCTGTAAATGAAATTGCCAACCAATTGGGCTTTGAAAGTATATCCTATTTTGTCACTTCTTTTAAAAAACAGACTGGCCTAACTCCTGAGCAGTTTCGCAAGAAGCAAAATTAA
- a CDS encoding SCO family protein, which produces MKIVLVLVFIVLIFGCSRNEIRLPILGNPEVIGKDTIYPTIKPFSFTDQRNELVTNDTFKGKVYIADFIFLSCPTICPKMTIQMKKVYDAYYLDEDVLFLSHTIDPEHDTVEKLRAHSDALGVDPLKWHFVTGEKEAIYSIAADSYFATAHADSKAPGGYVHSGGLLLIDKNQHIRGVYDGTSAEETTRLISDLEILIKEEFPGRAIK; this is translated from the coding sequence TTGAAAATTGTATTGGTATTGGTCTTTATTGTATTGATTTTTGGTTGTTCCAGGAACGAGATCCGACTGCCTATACTTGGAAATCCTGAGGTGATTGGAAAAGATACCATTTACCCGACGATCAAGCCTTTCTCATTTACCGATCAGCGAAATGAGCTTGTAACAAATGATACCTTTAAAGGGAAGGTTTATATTGCTGACTTCATCTTTTTATCCTGCCCAACAATTTGTCCCAAAATGACTATACAGATGAAAAAGGTATATGATGCATATTATTTGGATGAAGATGTGTTATTCTTATCACACACTATTGATCCAGAGCATGATACTGTTGAAAAACTCAGGGCGCATAGTGATGCATTAGGGGTCGACCCTCTAAAATGGCATTTCGTGACCGGTGAAAAAGAGGCCATTTACTCCATTGCCGCAGATAGCTATTTTGCCACAGCACATGCAGATAGTAAAGCACCCGGTGGATATGTACACAGCGGGGGCTTGTTGCTGATCGATAAAAATCAACACATTAGAGGAGTCTATGACGGAACCAGTGCTGAGGAAACGACAAGACTGATTTCAGACTTAGAAATTTTAATAAAAGAAGAGTTCCCTGGACGGGCTATTAAATGA
- a CDS encoding DJ-1/PfpI family protein produces MNRCFLKIASLLVLLITNGCHDRTAEYVEGGSAVLNVAIFVYPGVELLDFAGPAEVFSNAKGFRVYTVAADLGLMRTEKSVIRIYPDYTISNAPQPDIIVLPGAPLEELDPVVNNREVINWIKEVHKKTKLTMSVCTGAQLLSKAGILDYKTVTTHAEAIDTLQRLTPNSKFVGNVRFVEHGKLLSTAGVSAGIDGALHVVAKYRGMKEALFVSAIMEYDKWDANAGLVVGKPNIKQVANTK; encoded by the coding sequence ATGAATAGATGTTTTTTGAAGATTGCCTCTCTTCTAGTGCTATTAATTACTAATGGTTGTCATGATAGAACTGCTGAATATGTTGAAGGGGGTAGTGCAGTATTAAATGTCGCCATTTTTGTTTACCCAGGTGTGGAACTGCTCGATTTTGCAGGGCCAGCTGAAGTTTTTAGTAATGCCAAAGGATTTCGTGTGTATACAGTTGCAGCAGATTTGGGACTGATGCGAACTGAAAAATCTGTAATTCGGATTTATCCCGATTATACAATTTCTAATGCCCCGCAACCTGACATCATCGTACTTCCGGGAGCCCCATTGGAAGAACTTGATCCTGTGGTGAACAATAGAGAAGTAATCAATTGGATAAAAGAAGTTCATAAGAAAACTAAGTTAACGATGTCCGTATGTACAGGTGCACAACTCTTGTCAAAAGCAGGTATATTGGATTATAAAACTGTTACTACACATGCTGAGGCTATAGATACTTTACAAAGGCTTACACCTAATTCGAAATTCGTAGGCAATGTAAGATTTGTGGAGCATGGCAAACTGCTATCTACAGCTGGGGTTTCTGCTGGTATTGATGGAGCATTACATGTTGTAGCCAAATATAGAGGAATGAAGGAAGCACTATTTGTAAGTGCAATAATGGAATACGATAAATGGGATGCAAATGCTGGCCTTGTGGTTGGAAAACCCAATATTAAACAAGTTGCCAATACTAAATAG
- a CDS encoding MbnP family protein yields MKKLLSIISLSTLLFTSCSKDSDTVPAEADGKATVSFDAVFGSQDFALNKDFTSGTKTLNFSKFRYWVSNVTLVNSKGEEYKVPNSYYLVEETSAVPVQDGAFTYPAKKREDVVLSNIPLGDYKTIKFSIGVDQKYNDNLSLQTGELSQLNGMTNVSWMWMTSYIFSSVGGKVTENGSSKTLLVETGLNANYKTVTLDLPQAVKISSAKDTKIVLNADVAKTIDGMDVVTNPVVGASKAEIMAAVATNYSTKVFSVKSVN; encoded by the coding sequence ATGAAAAAATTATTATCTATCATAAGTTTATCTACTTTATTATTTACATCATGTTCAAAAGACAGTGATACAGTTCCGGCTGAAGCCGACGGTAAAGCAACTGTTTCCTTTGATGCGGTATTCGGATCCCAGGATTTTGCATTAAATAAGGACTTTACTTCTGGGACAAAGACACTTAATTTCAGTAAATTCAGATATTGGGTAAGTAATGTTACCCTTGTAAATAGCAAAGGTGAAGAGTACAAAGTGCCTAATTCTTACTATCTGGTTGAAGAAACGAGCGCTGTTCCTGTTCAGGATGGAGCATTTACCTATCCTGCTAAAAAGCGGGAAGATGTGGTTTTGTCAAATATCCCATTGGGAGATTATAAAACCATCAAATTTTCTATCGGTGTAGATCAGAAATACAATGACAATTTAAGTCTGCAAACAGGCGAACTTTCTCAGTTAAATGGGATGACTAATGTCTCCTGGATGTGGATGACCAGTTATATTTTCTCATCTGTTGGCGGTAAAGTAACTGAAAACGGTTCATCTAAAACTTTATTAGTAGAAACAGGCTTAAACGCAAATTACAAAACAGTAACACTTGATTTACCTCAAGCCGTTAAAATCAGTTCTGCCAAGGATACTAAGATTGTTTTAAATGCTGATGTGGCGAAAACCATTGATGGTATGGATGTGGTAACCAATCCAGTGGTTGGCGCTTCAAAAGCAGAAATAATGGCGGCAGTTGCAACAAACTATTCAACAAAAGTATTTTCAGTAAAATCTGTCAACTAA
- a CDS encoding cytochrome-c peroxidase translates to MKKKHWIVLCLFGLFILACKKDNPIKEEIEKFLGFQKPANFPEPVYNFANNPVTKEGFELGRALFYEPRLSRNNTITCGSCHIQSSAFTQHGHDVSHGIDDRLGTRNSPPIMNLAWSKAFMWGGGVFDLDLQPITPITTHEEMDENLDNVLNKIRALPKYTAMFKGAFGTEEVTTARFMKALSQFMVMCVSSNSKYDKVMRKEAGATFTANEQAGYVIFKEKCASCHSEPLFTDGSFRNNGLGISTINDKGLYGATLIETDKYKFKVPSLRNLQYTAPYMHDGRFLSLAGVLEHYNSEVQATPNLDPLLNQNGKLGIALNEDQKAKLTAFLNTLNDMDFINNKMLSEQ, encoded by the coding sequence ATGAAGAAGAAACATTGGATCGTACTGTGTCTTTTTGGCCTTTTTATATTGGCCTGTAAGAAAGACAATCCGATCAAAGAAGAGATAGAAAAGTTTCTGGGATTTCAAAAACCGGCGAATTTTCCGGAGCCTGTGTATAATTTTGCCAATAATCCAGTTACAAAAGAAGGGTTTGAACTAGGTAGGGCGTTGTTTTACGAACCCAGACTTTCACGAAACAATACCATTACCTGTGGCTCTTGCCACATCCAGTCTTCTGCATTTACGCAGCACGGACATGATGTGAGCCACGGTATCGATGACCGATTAGGAACACGTAACTCACCGCCAATTATGAACCTCGCATGGAGCAAGGCATTTATGTGGGGTGGTGGCGTTTTTGATCTTGATCTTCAACCGATCACACCTATCACTACCCATGAAGAAATGGATGAAAATCTTGATAATGTATTGAACAAAATCCGTGCATTGCCTAAGTACACAGCCATGTTTAAAGGTGCTTTTGGAACAGAAGAAGTAACAACGGCACGTTTCATGAAAGCCTTGTCTCAATTTATGGTAATGTGTGTGAGCAGCAATTCCAAATACGACAAGGTGATGCGTAAGGAAGCTGGCGCAACCTTTACGGCAAATGAGCAGGCAGGCTATGTAATATTTAAAGAAAAGTGTGCCTCTTGTCATTCCGAGCCTTTATTCACCGACGGATCTTTCCGTAACAATGGTTTAGGAATCAGTACGATCAATGACAAAGGCTTATATGGTGCTACGCTAATAGAAACAGATAAATATAAGTTTAAGGTACCATCACTAAGGAACTTGCAATATACTGCACCTTATATGCACGATGGGAGGTTTTTATCACTGGCTGGTGTATTGGAACATTATAATTCGGAGGTTCAGGCTACGCCTAATTTAGACCCGTTACTGAATCAGAATGGAAAGCTTGGCATAGCATTAAATGAAGATCAAAAAGCTAAACTTACAGCATTTCTGAATACCCTGAACGATATGGATTTTATCAATAACAAAATGTTATCAGAACAATAG
- a CDS encoding cytochrome-c peroxidase, which yields MAGKIADLWIPVFILLLATVSSCKKDNTVEEPNPVPHAIKLEVPGNFPAAQQDLDNPLTAEGIELGRMLFYDVRLSGNNRISCASCHRQDLAFTDGVALSTIGVSGKKLDRHAPALFNLAWAKTGLFWDGGSKNLESQAFGPLTSADEMHQDLLELESELKQIPGYVSLFRKAFNEDIKSANMVKALAQFQRTLVSGTSRYDKFKRAEAGGSLSATELLGMSLVNSKCKSCHSGELFTDDGYHNNGIDAAFTDEHEGIFQGRFRVTFDPGDMGKFKTPSLRNVMLTAPYMHDGRFKTIDEVLDHYQSGIKISPTTDMLLNQNHGQAGIPLSQTEREAIIAFLGTLTDYEFTTNKKINNPNP from the coding sequence ATGGCAGGTAAGATCGCAGATTTGTGGATTCCTGTCTTTATTCTATTACTGGCTACTGTATCATCTTGTAAAAAGGATAATACCGTTGAAGAACCTAATCCGGTACCTCATGCTATAAAGCTGGAGGTGCCGGGTAACTTCCCGGCTGCTCAGCAGGATCTGGATAACCCATTAACTGCTGAAGGAATTGAATTGGGCAGAATGCTTTTTTATGACGTCAGGCTTTCTGGCAACAACAGGATTTCCTGTGCCTCTTGTCATCGTCAGGATCTTGCTTTTACTGATGGAGTAGCATTGAGTACGATTGGCGTTTCAGGCAAAAAATTAGACAGGCATGCTCCTGCATTGTTTAATCTGGCCTGGGCAAAAACCGGACTGTTTTGGGATGGCGGTTCGAAGAACCTCGAATCTCAGGCATTTGGGCCTTTGACTAGTGCTGATGAGATGCATCAGGACCTTCTAGAGCTGGAAAGTGAACTGAAACAAATACCTGGTTATGTAAGCCTGTTTAGAAAAGCGTTTAATGAGGATATTAAATCTGCAAATATGGTGAAAGCATTGGCTCAGTTCCAGCGTACGTTGGTTTCTGGTACTTCTAGATATGACAAGTTCAAAAGAGCTGAAGCAGGGGGCAGTCTTTCAGCTACTGAATTACTTGGCATGAGCCTGGTGAACAGCAAATGTAAATCTTGCCATAGCGGGGAGTTGTTTACGGATGATGGTTACCATAATAACGGCATTGATGCTGCTTTCACCGACGAGCATGAAGGGATTTTTCAAGGTCGTTTTAGGGTGACTTTTGATCCCGGCGACATGGGTAAATTCAAAACGCCTTCACTAAGAAATGTAATGCTCACTGCGCCTTATATGCATGATGGCAGATTTAAAACCATTGATGAGGTGCTGGATCATTATCAATCCGGGATTAAAATCTCTCCGACTACAGATATGTTGCTTAATCAGAATCATGGTCAGGCAGGCATACCGCTTTCTCAAACAGAAAGAGAGGCAATTATTGCTTTTCTGGGTACGCTTACCGATTATGAATTCACGACTAATAAAAAAATTAATAACCCTAATCCATAA